The proteins below come from a single Nitrospiraceae bacterium genomic window:
- the murD gene encoding UDP-N-acetylmuramoyl-L-alanine--D-glutamate ligase, which translates to MEPCGAMEAVNVTPVFPMTSWPNKRVTVFGLGRSGRAAADLLLDLGAVVTIVEEHASQDVESASTAYRLRGVRVFGGNDVADGLRDLDLLVVSPGVPKDHHLLQEIVQRGIPVIGEIELAGWFLRAPIIAVTGTNGKSTTVRLIGSILQQCGKRAFVGGNLGIPLCEAVRKQTDPSPRPDYEYIVAEVSSFQLETIHLFKPWIAALLNVTPDHLDRHPTQEDYRAAKQRIFENQTVQDWALINVDDPVVRAMASSARAEICEFSLTKKVKQGVYLEAGEMRARMHGKDFFIASRDALPMRGDHNVANAMAALCVGLLCGCSAEDMVRALQATPTFEHALEVVREWRGITFINDSKGTNVDATLKALQSFHEPLVLILGGKDKGGDFSQLADSIKRQVKGVVLIGEATQKILQALDQIKPMTLATSLTDAVSQAVTFASSGDVVLFSPACASFDMFRNYHHRGLEFKRVVGELQ; encoded by the coding sequence GTGGAACCCTGTGGAGCCATGGAAGCCGTGAACGTCACTCCCGTGTTTCCCATGACGAGTTGGCCAAACAAGCGTGTCACGGTGTTTGGGCTCGGACGAAGCGGAAGGGCGGCTGCTGACCTTCTTCTGGACCTTGGTGCGGTGGTGACGATTGTCGAAGAACACGCAAGTCAGGATGTTGAGTCCGCGTCCACAGCATATCGTCTTCGAGGTGTTCGGGTGTTCGGAGGAAATGACGTTGCCGACGGGTTGAGGGATCTCGACCTCCTGGTCGTCAGTCCAGGAGTCCCGAAGGACCATCATCTTCTTCAGGAGATTGTCCAACGGGGTATTCCGGTTATTGGAGAAATTGAGTTAGCCGGATGGTTTCTTCGAGCTCCCATCATTGCGGTGACTGGAACCAACGGGAAAAGTACCACGGTACGCCTCATTGGATCGATCCTGCAACAATGTGGGAAGCGGGCGTTTGTGGGTGGCAATCTGGGTATCCCATTATGTGAGGCGGTGCGTAAGCAAACGGACCCGTCTCCCAGACCCGACTATGAATATATTGTCGCAGAAGTCTCAAGCTTCCAATTAGAAACGATCCACCTGTTTAAGCCCTGGATTGCCGCATTGTTAAATGTGACGCCGGATCATTTGGATCGGCATCCCACTCAAGAAGACTATCGGGCTGCGAAGCAGCGTATCTTTGAAAATCAGACGGTTCAGGATTGGGCGCTGATCAATGTGGACGATCCTGTGGTGAGAGCCATGGCCTCATCGGCACGGGCAGAAATCTGTGAATTCAGTCTCACCAAAAAAGTGAAGCAGGGGGTGTATCTCGAAGCAGGCGAGATGAGAGCACGGATGCATGGGAAGGATTTTTTTATCGCGTCACGTGACGCCCTCCCGATGCGGGGAGACCATAATGTGGCAAATGCGATGGCGGCATTGTGTGTCGGACTGCTCTGTGGTTGTTCAGCAGAGGATATGGTTCGTGCTCTTCAGGCCACGCCGACCTTTGAGCATGCCTTAGAGGTGGTTCGGGAGTGGAGGGGCATCACATTTATCAATGATTCGAAAGGCACGAATGTGGATGCCACCCTCAAAGCCTTACAGAGCTTTCATGAGCCCTTGGTCTTGATTCTTGGTGGAAAAGACAAAGGCGGTGATTTTTCGCAGTTGGCTGACAGTATTAAACGACAGGTCAAGGGTGTCGTGTTGATCGGAGAGGCGACTCAGAAAATTCTCCAGGCCCTGGATCAGATCAAGCCGATGACCCTCGCGACCAGCTTGACGGATGCGGTGTCCCAGGCTGTGACATTCGCGTCCAGTGGGGATGTGGTGTTGTTTTCCCCGGCGTGCGCCAGTTTCGATATGTTTCGGAATTATCATCATCGCGGACTTGAATTTAAGCGTGTGGTTGGAGAACTTCAATAA
- a CDS encoding phospho-N-acetylmuramoyl-pentapeptide-transferase, whose amino-acid sequence MLYLWLYPLHTEFAIFNVFRYLSFRIIYAAVTAFLIVFFLAPPMIKKLQTLKLGQKIRTDGPQSHLGKSGTPTMGGLLIIFSVLLSTVLWADISNFYVWLVLLSLVGFGMIGFVDDYIKILRGQSKGLTATQKIVGQLGVALGIGLFFYLSPGYSTELSVPFFKNFTPDLGVFYIPFAVLVIVGCSNAVNLTDGLDGLAVGPVIISAMAYSVVAWAVGNKLVSEYLLVPHIEGAGELAILTASIVGAGLGFLWFNTYPASVFMGDVGSLPLGAALGTVAVVCKHELLLILVGGVFVMEAVSVIFQVASFKSRGKRIFLMAPLHHHFELKGWEEPKVVVRLWIIAIILGLLSISTLKLR is encoded by the coding sequence ATGCTGTATCTCTGGCTTTATCCCCTTCATACCGAATTTGCTATCTTCAATGTCTTCCGGTATCTCAGTTTCCGCATTATTTATGCGGCGGTGACCGCATTTCTGATTGTGTTTTTCTTGGCCCCTCCCATGATCAAAAAATTGCAGACATTGAAACTCGGGCAAAAAATACGAACGGATGGCCCGCAATCGCATCTGGGAAAATCCGGTACCCCTACGATGGGAGGATTGCTCATCATCTTTTCGGTATTGCTCTCAACCGTGTTGTGGGCGGATATCTCCAATTTCTATGTCTGGTTGGTCCTTTTATCGCTTGTGGGTTTCGGGATGATCGGCTTTGTGGATGATTACATTAAAATTTTACGTGGCCAATCCAAGGGATTGACGGCTACGCAAAAAATCGTTGGACAGTTAGGGGTGGCGTTGGGCATTGGGCTATTTTTTTATCTTTCACCCGGCTATTCCACGGAACTTAGTGTGCCGTTCTTCAAAAACTTTACTCCCGATCTAGGAGTCTTCTACATCCCCTTTGCCGTCCTGGTCATTGTGGGATGTTCAAATGCGGTGAATCTCACTGACGGGTTGGATGGGTTGGCCGTCGGACCGGTCATTATTTCAGCGATGGCCTATTCGGTGGTGGCCTGGGCGGTCGGAAATAAATTGGTCTCAGAGTACCTGCTCGTCCCTCATATCGAAGGAGCCGGAGAATTGGCCATCCTGACGGCCTCCATTGTTGGGGCGGGATTGGGTTTTCTCTGGTTTAACACCTATCCCGCGTCGGTCTTCATGGGCGATGTGGGATCCTTACCCCTGGGTGCGGCCTTAGGGACGGTCGCAGTGGTATGCAAGCATGAATTGTTATTGATCCTGGTTGGCGGAGTTTTTGTGATGGAAGCGGTGTCCGTGATTTTTCAAGTGGCATCGTTTAAGTCCAGGGGCAAGCGAATTTTCCTTATGGCGCCATTGCACCATCATTTCGAACTGAAGGGCTGGGAAGAGCCCAAAGTGGTGGTGCGTTTATGGATTATTGCGATCATTTTGGGCCTCTTGAGTATTAGCACGTTGAAATTACGCTAA
- the murF gene encoding UDP-N-acetylmuramoyl-tripeptide--D-alanyl-D-alanine ligase: MLRVQTDSREIQSGDLFLALKGEKFDGHEFVKTACKLGARGVVVEEAQAREILTQVRQAGSVPVMVVAVNNTLRAYQDLAKFHRLRFSIPVVAITGSNGKTTTKEMVSQVLATRWCVHKTQGNFNNAIGVPRTLLGLRSGHQAAVIEMGVDQVGQTSQLCDITRPTAGVITNVGPDHLEFYGTMARSARSKAELLDWLPRTDGSAILNADDRYFEMFSRKAKCPVISFGMSGQADVRAADLEWNGRRTEFRLFLPHRKLAKRANVRIMGPHNIANALAGASVGCAMGLSGDDIVSGLQKFRPAPMRSEIRRWGGVLYLYDCYNANPASVKAALESLVGLNAARRTIAVLGDMLELGPKEAQFHQEIGRDAAKHHVTHLIACGAFGPNMADGARQVHGPTQVSVVRDAMEAGALLKTMVKRGDAVLIKASRGAKMERVLDAVRPGS, from the coding sequence ATGCTTCGAGTGCAAACGGATTCGCGGGAGATTCAATCCGGTGATTTGTTTCTGGCCTTGAAAGGAGAGAAATTTGATGGCCATGAATTTGTGAAAACGGCCTGCAAACTGGGAGCCCGAGGTGTGGTGGTTGAAGAGGCGCAAGCCCGGGAAATATTGACGCAAGTACGTCAGGCTGGCTCGGTTCCTGTCATGGTGGTGGCGGTAAACAATACTCTACGAGCTTACCAGGACTTAGCCAAATTTCATCGATTGCGCTTTTCAATTCCGGTGGTGGCCATTACCGGCAGCAATGGAAAAACGACGACAAAGGAAATGGTGTCCCAGGTGCTGGCGACTCGCTGGTGCGTCCATAAAACGCAAGGGAATTTTAATAATGCCATAGGTGTACCCAGGACGCTCCTTGGTCTTCGCTCCGGACACCAGGCTGCTGTAATAGAAATGGGGGTAGATCAAGTGGGGCAGACGAGTCAATTGTGTGACATAACCAGGCCTACGGCAGGGGTGATCACCAATGTCGGTCCCGACCATTTGGAATTTTACGGTACCATGGCGCGGTCGGCGAGGTCGAAAGCCGAGCTATTGGATTGGCTTCCTCGAACTGATGGTTCGGCCATTCTGAATGCCGACGACCGGTATTTTGAAATGTTTTCCAGGAAAGCCAAATGCCCGGTGATCTCATTCGGGATGTCGGGTCAGGCGGATGTTCGGGCGGCCGACCTGGAGTGGAACGGACGGAGAACGGAATTCCGCCTGTTCTTACCTCATCGAAAATTGGCCAAACGCGCGAATGTGCGAATCATGGGCCCGCACAATATTGCCAATGCACTGGCTGGCGCGTCAGTGGGCTGTGCCATGGGATTGTCGGGCGATGATATCGTCTCGGGCTTACAAAAGTTTCGCCCTGCTCCCATGCGGTCGGAGATTCGCAGGTGGGGTGGAGTGCTGTATCTCTATGATTGTTATAACGCCAACCCTGCTTCAGTCAAAGCCGCGTTGGAATCGCTTGTTGGACTGAATGCTGCCAGACGGACGATCGCCGTATTGGGTGACATGCTTGAGTTGGGGCCTAAGGAGGCCCAGTTTCATCAGGAAATAGGACGCGATGCTGCCAAGCACCATGTCACCCATTTAATTGCCTGTGGTGCGTTTGGGCCCAACATGGCCGACGGTGCCCGACAAGTACACGGACCCACACAGGTGTCCGTGGTGAGAGATGCCATGGAAGCCGGGGCCTTGCTGAAAACAATGGTGAAGCGTGGGGATGCGGTGCTCATTAAGGCTTCCCGTGGAGCAAAAATGGAGCGAGTGCTCGACGCCGTCCGCCCCGGGTCCTAG
- a CDS encoding UDP-N-acetylmuramoyl-L-alanyl-D-glutamate--2,6-diaminopimelate ligase: MTLQELLASLDTVVTEGDLQAEVVSVTEDSREVKPGSVFVAIKGEHYDGHQFVRLAQKQGAVAVVVEEGFETQDPPLGGSSSALIRVTNSRKALGVLAAKISGMPSTHLRMVGVTGTNGKTTVTHLAKSLLEAQGHHVGLLGTVGYVFGTERRVASHTTPAPVELQNMLSAMVNAGMDVAVMEVSSHALALERIAGCEFDIVVFTNLTQDHLDFHHTLDDYFQAKLRLFTECVDSGQKTCPKRALINADDERASLILQHCSIPTWTYGLHSHADIRAESVRLSMGGTEFLVNSPKGPLSINSQLVGEHNVSNMLAAIGIGLEMGMTVPMIEQAVQSVANVPGRFERINEGQPFTVVVDYAHTEDALYRLLRSAQAITKGRIITLFGCGGDRDPGKRPKMGQVAARHSDVVIVTSDNPRTENPETIVTQIEKGIQSLPPDERCPYRIITDRAEAIQAAVSEAKDGDLLLIAGKGHEDYQILGTQKIHFDDREEARKAIHRQMGSR; encoded by the coding sequence GTGACGCTTCAAGAGCTTCTTGCCTCACTGGATACGGTGGTCACTGAAGGTGATCTTCAGGCTGAGGTTGTGTCCGTTACCGAGGACTCCAGAGAAGTGAAGCCTGGTTCAGTATTTGTGGCCATCAAGGGGGAGCACTATGATGGACATCAGTTTGTGAGACTGGCTCAAAAGCAAGGGGCAGTTGCTGTGGTGGTGGAGGAGGGATTTGAGACTCAGGATCCACCATTAGGAGGAAGCTCGTCTGCGCTCATTCGAGTGACAAATTCCCGAAAGGCATTGGGGGTGTTGGCGGCAAAAATTTCCGGTATGCCTTCTACTCACCTGCGCATGGTGGGGGTCACGGGGACGAATGGCAAAACCACGGTGACGCATTTAGCCAAATCCCTGCTGGAAGCTCAAGGACATCATGTGGGACTCTTGGGGACCGTAGGCTATGTGTTCGGAACCGAGCGCCGTGTGGCGTCACATACCACCCCGGCTCCTGTCGAGCTACAGAACATGTTGAGCGCCATGGTCAATGCCGGAATGGATGTCGCGGTCATGGAGGTCTCTTCTCATGCGTTGGCCTTAGAGCGGATAGCCGGCTGTGAATTTGACATAGTCGTGTTTACCAATCTGACGCAAGACCATTTAGACTTTCATCACACGTTGGATGACTATTTTCAGGCGAAACTCCGTTTATTTACCGAATGCGTCGATAGCGGTCAGAAGACCTGCCCCAAACGAGCCCTCATCAATGCGGATGATGAGCGGGCCTCCCTGATTCTTCAACATTGTTCCATTCCGACCTGGACATATGGGCTCCATTCCCACGCAGACATCAGAGCGGAATCCGTGCGCCTTTCTATGGGAGGAACCGAGTTTCTGGTGAACAGTCCCAAGGGCCCGTTGTCAATCAACAGCCAATTGGTGGGAGAACATAATGTGTCGAATATGCTGGCTGCGATCGGAATTGGCCTGGAAATGGGTATGACGGTTCCGATGATTGAACAAGCCGTGCAGTCAGTAGCCAATGTACCTGGACGGTTTGAACGCATCAATGAAGGTCAACCATTTACGGTCGTCGTGGATTATGCGCATACCGAAGATGCGCTGTATCGGTTGCTTCGATCGGCGCAAGCCATCACAAAAGGGCGAATCATTACCCTCTTTGGTTGTGGGGGAGACCGGGATCCCGGAAAACGGCCCAAGATGGGGCAGGTTGCGGCACGACATAGCGATGTGGTGATCGTTACGTCCGATAATCCACGAACGGAAAATCCCGAAACAATTGTGACTCAAATCGAAAAGGGCATTCAATCCCTGCCACCGGACGAACGGTGTCCCTATCGGATCATTACCGATCGAGCCGAAGCCATTCAAGCCGCGGTTTCAGAAGCCAAAGACGGAGATCTGTTATTGATCGCGGGAAAGGGGCATGAAGACTATCAAATTCTCGGCACTCAAAAAATTCATTTTGATGACCGTGAAGAAGCCAGGAAGGCCATTCATCGACAGATGGGTTCCCGGTAG
- a CDS encoding penicillin-binding protein 2 produces the protein MKTPSQDIHPVCRIRSGIVCLGLLCGFVLIGCRLFYLQVLQADIGAHQAQQQHEKTVIVQPDRGVIVDRQGHPLALNVEVSSLYVRPPSLNDPQRVARSLAPILQMSVKELRDLFTRNQPYVWVKRNIPETVVKEVEALNISGLGLTKEPHRFYPKGELVSHLVGFAGIDSQGLEGVELQYESYLRGEKNLVKYQRDALGRKLASPPSHDSVPLSTGYHLTLTIDEVVQFIAEAELAQALKQSGAKSGSIVIMDPLTGAILAWALHPTFDPNHLGQFSTQDWRNRLVTDPYEPGSTLKIVVAAAALEEQVMSPDTLIYGGDGKMSVAGTIVHDPAKTSWMTFSEALAQSSNVGAIKVAMELGQDRVFRYLKAFGFGEKTEIDLPGESSGILRELNKWSGRSLSSIAMGQEIAVTPIQMVTAMSVVANGGWLMTPYVVSSILDSNGQAVLTKDPQPKRRPISLETTGTLTRILERAVEAGTGKRARLAGYRAAGKTGTAQKIDPKTGSYSSSQVIASFVGFAPVERPRLAMLVVIDEPTIGNWGGEIAAPVFRKVAERVLPHLGVLPGGSAVIRTAAANSPISSPQPIVQ, from the coding sequence GTGAAAACGCCATCTCAGGACATTCATCCCGTCTGTCGTATCCGCAGTGGCATTGTCTGCTTGGGCCTCCTTTGCGGGTTTGTGCTTATTGGCTGCCGGTTGTTTTACCTGCAGGTCCTTCAAGCGGACATTGGGGCTCATCAGGCACAGCAGCAACACGAAAAAACCGTGATTGTGCAGCCGGATCGAGGGGTCATTGTTGATCGGCAAGGTCACCCATTGGCTCTCAATGTGGAAGTGTCCTCATTGTATGTGCGGCCGCCGTCCTTAAATGATCCACAACGGGTCGCCCGATCGCTAGCGCCGATCTTACAAATGTCCGTCAAGGAATTACGCGATTTGTTCACACGAAATCAGCCATACGTTTGGGTTAAACGCAATATTCCGGAAACCGTTGTCAAGGAAGTGGAGGCGTTGAATATATCCGGATTGGGATTGACCAAAGAACCGCATCGTTTTTATCCCAAGGGAGAATTGGTATCTCACCTCGTGGGGTTTGCCGGAATTGATAGCCAAGGATTAGAAGGGGTGGAACTTCAATATGAGTCCTATCTACGGGGTGAAAAAAACCTGGTGAAATACCAAAGAGACGCTTTGGGCAGAAAGCTCGCCTCACCCCCCAGTCATGATTCCGTACCCTTGTCGACCGGGTATCACCTCACTTTGACCATAGATGAGGTTGTCCAATTCATTGCGGAGGCGGAGTTGGCGCAAGCCTTAAAGCAAAGCGGTGCGAAGTCTGGAAGCATTGTGATCATGGACCCCTTAACCGGAGCGATTCTGGCGTGGGCCCTTCATCCGACTTTTGACCCTAATCACTTAGGGCAGTTTTCCACTCAGGATTGGCGGAATCGACTGGTGACGGATCCTTATGAGCCGGGGTCAACGTTGAAAATTGTGGTGGCAGCTGCGGCGCTTGAAGAGCAGGTGATGTCTCCAGACACGTTAATCTATGGGGGCGACGGAAAGATGTCGGTGGCAGGGACCATTGTGCATGATCCGGCAAAAACCAGTTGGATGACGTTTTCCGAAGCGCTGGCGCAATCGAGTAATGTGGGTGCGATCAAAGTCGCCATGGAATTAGGGCAAGACCGGGTTTTTCGGTATTTAAAAGCGTTTGGATTCGGAGAAAAAACCGAAATCGATCTGCCGGGAGAGTCCTCAGGGATACTCCGAGAGCTCAATAAATGGAGTGGTCGAAGCCTTTCTTCCATTGCCATGGGTCAGGAGATCGCCGTGACCCCTATTCAAATGGTCACAGCCATGTCAGTGGTGGCCAATGGTGGTTGGCTGATGACGCCCTATGTTGTCTCTTCGATACTGGATTCAAACGGACAGGCTGTCTTGACCAAAGATCCGCAACCCAAACGGCGACCCATTTCGCTTGAGACAACCGGCACGTTAACTCGGATTCTCGAACGGGCCGTAGAGGCAGGCACAGGCAAGCGTGCGAGGCTTGCCGGATATCGAGCTGCGGGTAAGACGGGGACAGCTCAAAAAATTGACCCGAAAACCGGGTCCTACTCTTCTTCACAAGTGATAGCTTCGTTTGTCGGATTTGCACCGGTCGAGCGCCCGCGTCTGGCCATGTTAGTCGTGATTGATGAGCCGACAATTGGGAACTGGGGTGGGGAAATTGCGGCTCCGGTCTTTCGAAAGGTCGCAGAGCGCGTCTTGCCCCATTTGGGAGTGTTACCCGGTGGATCCGCAGTTATTCGCACGGCTGCGGCAAATTCACCTATTTCTTCACCGCAGCCCATTGTGCAGTAA
- the rsmH gene encoding 16S rRNA (cytosine(1402)-N(4))-methyltransferase RsmH — protein MNDVHKPVLVDEICFWLKPLPGGIYVDCTVGIGGTSLKILEKSGKDAHIIGLDRDYQAVSLAKKTLSEYESSVNIIHGNFSHIRDFVQKSGYEKVDGVVFDLGVSSLQLDRAERGFSFSLSGPLDMRMDQTQKVTAADLVNHLPEKELADVIFTYGEERYSRRIARAIVQARKADLIQTTQALVSVLEGALPYAYKKGRLHFATRTFQGLRICVNRELDLLEPAIRDAIELLKDGGRVCVVAFHSLEDRIVKQTFRSLAQREHPKVALLVKKPVTPSVLEMQQNPRARSAKLRVAERLPEGETL, from the coding sequence ATGAATGATGTTCATAAACCGGTACTCGTAGATGAAATCTGTTTTTGGCTTAAACCGCTGCCGGGCGGGATCTATGTTGATTGTACTGTGGGAATTGGTGGAACGTCGCTGAAGATACTGGAAAAAAGCGGAAAAGATGCTCATATTATTGGTTTGGACCGTGATTATCAGGCCGTTTCTCTTGCGAAAAAGACATTAAGTGAGTACGAATCGTCTGTAAATATAATACATGGGAATTTCTCCCACATTCGAGATTTTGTTCAGAAGTCCGGCTATGAGAAGGTTGACGGGGTGGTGTTTGATTTAGGGGTGTCCTCGTTGCAGCTGGACCGAGCAGAGCGTGGCTTTAGTTTTTCCCTGAGTGGCCCATTGGATATGCGAATGGATCAAACCCAGAAAGTAACAGCAGCTGATCTGGTGAATCATCTTCCGGAAAAAGAGCTAGCCGATGTCATTTTCACGTATGGGGAAGAACGATATTCCCGTCGAATCGCCCGTGCAATCGTGCAGGCCAGAAAGGCCGATCTTATTCAGACCACGCAGGCCCTGGTGTCTGTCCTTGAGGGTGCGCTTCCTTACGCCTACAAAAAGGGGCGCTTACATTTTGCGACCAGAACATTTCAGGGATTAAGGATCTGCGTGAATCGTGAATTGGATTTGCTCGAGCCGGCTATCCGGGATGCCATCGAGCTGTTGAAGGATGGCGGAAGGGTGTGTGTCGTCGCATTTCACTCGTTAGAAGATCGTATTGTGAAGCAGACGTTTCGTTCTCTGGCGCAGAGAGAGCATCCAAAAGTTGCATTGCTGGTCAAGAAGCCTGTGACTCCGAGTGTGTTAGAAATGCAACAAAATCCTCGTGCCAGAAGCGCTAAGTTACGTGTGGCCGAGCGCCTTCCGGAAGGAGAGACCCTATGA
- the asnS gene encoding asparagine--tRNA ligase — MPEQSIVSIEQISQFEGQDITIKGWIRNRRSSGKLSFLTVRDGTGDLQAILSKGEVGDDQFSLCSQLTQESSVILTGKPRRDARAPGGFELDVSTLAIIHIAEPFPIQPKDHGVGFLMEYRHLWLRSRRQHAILRVRHEIIRACRDFFDNRGFTLIDTPIFTPNACEGTTTLFQTQYFDQVAYLAQSGQLYGEAAATAFGKIYCFGPTFRAEKSKTRRHLMEFWMVEPEMAFADLPDAMQLAEELVSTVIQRVVETRRPELEILERDISKLEAMAQPFPRITYEEALTRLQQKGVAIQFGDDFGADDETFLAQEFDRPVIVHRYPAAAKAFYMAKDPERPDLALCMDMLAPEGYGEIIGGGQRIHDLSELLLQIKAHGLPEEAFKWYVDLRRYGTVPHAGFGMGIERVVAWICGLDHVRETIPFPRMLYTLYP; from the coding sequence ATGCCGGAACAGTCGATCGTTTCGATTGAACAGATTTCACAGTTTGAAGGGCAGGACATTACCATCAAGGGATGGATCCGCAACAGACGGTCGAGCGGAAAATTGAGCTTTTTGACGGTGCGTGATGGCACAGGAGATCTCCAGGCTATTTTAAGTAAAGGGGAGGTTGGTGACGACCAATTTTCTTTGTGTAGTCAGTTAACCCAGGAGTCTTCTGTGATTCTGACTGGAAAACCTCGAAGGGATGCTCGAGCGCCAGGTGGATTTGAACTTGATGTTTCCACGTTGGCAATAATTCACATTGCAGAACCCTTTCCTATCCAACCCAAAGACCATGGAGTTGGTTTTCTGATGGAGTATCGGCATCTCTGGTTGCGGTCTCGACGCCAGCATGCCATTTTACGGGTTCGCCATGAAATAATTCGGGCGTGTCGTGATTTTTTTGATAATAGAGGCTTTACCTTAATTGACACGCCGATTTTTACCCCAAACGCCTGCGAGGGCACCACGACCTTATTTCAAACCCAATATTTTGACCAGGTAGCCTATTTAGCTCAAAGCGGACAATTATATGGAGAAGCGGCTGCAACGGCTTTTGGGAAAATATACTGTTTTGGTCCAACCTTTCGAGCGGAAAAATCAAAAACCAGGCGCCATTTGATGGAGTTTTGGATGGTTGAACCGGAAATGGCCTTCGCCGACCTACCGGATGCCATGCAACTGGCAGAGGAATTGGTTTCAACAGTTATTCAGCGAGTCGTTGAAACTCGTCGACCTGAGTTGGAAATATTAGAGCGGGATATTTCTAAATTAGAAGCCATGGCTCAACCCTTTCCACGAATAACTTATGAAGAGGCTCTGACGCGTCTTCAACAAAAAGGGGTCGCCATTCAATTCGGCGATGATTTCGGAGCCGATGACGAAACATTTTTAGCCCAGGAATTTGATCGTCCGGTGATTGTTCACCGGTATCCGGCTGCGGCTAAAGCATTTTATATGGCGAAAGATCCAGAAAGGCCGGATTTGGCATTATGTATGGATATGCTCGCGCCGGAGGGATATGGAGAAATCATTGGAGGGGGGCAACGAATCCATGATTTAAGTGAATTGCTGTTGCAAATTAAAGCTCACGGCCTTCCTGAGGAGGCATTTAAGTGGTATGTGGATTTGCGACGATACGGCACGGTTCCTCATGCTGGTTTTGGTATGGGAATTGAGCGAGTCGTCGCCTGGATTTGTGGATTGGATCATGTTCGAGAAACGATTCCATTCCCCAGGATGCTCTATACGTTGTATCCTTAA
- a CDS encoding rhodanese, with amino-acid sequence MSYTITVRELKARMDKGDKIFLLDVREPHEYSLAKIEGSVLIPLGQVPHSLKQLDPSAEIVAYCHKGMRSADAVGFLLQQGFSNVKNLIGGIEAWSIEIDQSVPRY; translated from the coding sequence ATGAGTTACACCATCACTGTCAGGGAATTAAAAGCTCGCATGGATAAAGGCGATAAAATTTTCTTGTTGGATGTCCGAGAACCCCACGAATACTCCCTGGCAAAGATAGAGGGATCAGTGCTGATACCTCTTGGGCAGGTTCCCCACTCCCTGAAACAATTGGACCCGAGCGCTGAGATTGTCGCGTATTGTCATAAAGGAATGCGGAGTGCGGATGCCGTAGGGTTTCTTTTGCAACAGGGTTTTTCCAACGTTAAAAACCTGATTGGAGGAATTGAAGCCTGGTCCATTGAGATCGATCAATCCGTTCCCAGGTACTAA
- a CDS encoding NAD-dependent epimerase/dehydratase family protein, protein MSTKILVTGGAGFIGSHLVDRLIQEGNEVIVVDNLSTGKRKNINKKAQFYKMDIQSKRIERVFRNERPLIVVHLAAQMSVRHSTDDPGFDAQVNILGTINVLEHAVRQGVRKVTFASSGGVVYGEQEIFPASESHRTEPLSPYGISKLAGEKYLAYYANATGLRYVALRFANVYGPRQDSEGEAGVVAIFSKQMLDGGQPIVNGTGKQTRDFIYVDDAVEAILVTLGEDVQGIFNVGTGQETTINECYGIIKSLTKCQCKELYGAAKKGEQFRSVLDVTKLREVFGWDPQVTLQEGLTRTVDFFRGAGK, encoded by the coding sequence ATGTCTACAAAAATTCTGGTGACCGGGGGAGCTGGATTCATTGGTTCACATCTGGTTGACCGGTTAATTCAGGAAGGCAATGAAGTCATTGTTGTTGATAATCTCTCTACAGGGAAACGAAAGAATATCAATAAAAAGGCCCAATTTTATAAAATGGATATTCAGAGTAAGCGGATTGAACGGGTATTCCGAAATGAGCGTCCCCTTATTGTCGTCCATCTGGCCGCGCAAATGAGTGTTCGCCATTCCACGGATGATCCGGGATTTGATGCGCAAGTCAATATTTTAGGGACGATCAATGTTTTAGAACATGCCGTGAGGCAGGGTGTGCGAAAGGTGACATTTGCATCGTCGGGTGGTGTGGTTTACGGGGAACAGGAAATATTTCCGGCATCAGAGTCGCACCGGACAGAACCTCTTTCTCCTTATGGAATCAGTAAACTGGCTGGAGAAAAATATCTAGCCTATTACGCAAATGCAACCGGACTCCGGTATGTGGCGCTTCGTTTTGCGAATGTTTACGGGCCCAGGCAGGACTCTGAGGGGGAGGCAGGGGTCGTAGCTATTTTCTCAAAACAAATGCTGGATGGTGGTCAACCGATTGTCAATGGAACTGGGAAGCAGACAAGAGATTTTATCTATGTAGATGATGCTGTGGAAGCGATTTTGGTGACCTTGGGAGAGGATGTTCAGGGAATTTTTAATGTGGGAACTGGTCAAGAGACGACTATCAACGAATGTTATGGAATTATTAAAAGTTTAACGAAGTGCCAATGCAAAGAGCTGTATGGAGCGGCAAAGAAAGGCGAGCAATTCCGGAGTGTGTTGGATGTGACAAAACTCAGAGAGGTATTTGGCTGGGATCCTCAGGTTACATTGCAGGAAGGGCTTACCCGGACAGTCGATTTTTTTCGTGGAGCCGGAAAATAA